From a region of the Poecile atricapillus isolate bPoeAtr1 chromosome 4, bPoeAtr1.hap1, whole genome shotgun sequence genome:
- the MTUS1 gene encoding microtubule-associated tumor suppressor 1 isoform X4, whose product MGCSSSKLCLYSQCAAARREEALKQRKELSQELVNLRGELVTTSAACEKLERDRNELQIAYEGFLQKLNQQHHDDLAELEERLKQFYTAECEKLQSICIEEAEKYKAQLQEQVDNLNTTHESFKLELENRHSEKVEELKKEYESSFSELKSTHESERKSLEDSFKEKQELLEKKIDELKSENNSLSEKLKLEEQKQIAKEKANLKNPQIMYLEQELESLKAVLEIKNEKLHQQDIKLMKMEKLVENNTILMDKLKKVQQENEELKARMDKHMELSRQLSTEQAVLQESLEKESKVNKRLSMENEELLWKLHNGDLCSPRKLSPSSSSVPLQSPRNSGNFSSPAVSPR is encoded by the exons ATGGGCTGCTCTAGCAGCAAGCTGTGCCTGTATTCCCAGTGTGCTGCAGCAAGG AGGGAAGAAGCACTGAAGCAGCGGAAAGAGTTATCTCAAGAACTAGTTAACCTTCGAGGAGAACTAG TAACCACTTCTGCAGCTTGTGAGAAATTGGAAAGAGACAGGAATGAACTTCAAATTGCCTATGAAGGGTTTTTGCAGAAGTTAAACCAGCAACATCATGATGATTTAGCTGAGCTGGAGGAGAGGCTTAAACAGTTTTACACTGCAGAATGTGAGAAACTCCAAAGTATCTGCATTGAGGAAGCTGAAAAGTACAAAGCTCAACTCCAGGAGCAG GTGGACAATTTAAATACCACACATGAAAGCTTTAAGCTGGAACTCGAAAACAGACACTCAGAAAAAGTAGAGGAGCTGAAAAAGGAGTATGAATCCTCTTTTTCAG agcTCAAGAGTACCCATGAATCTGAAAGGAAGTCGCTTGAAGATTCCTTTAAAGAGAAACAGGAATTGCTGGAG aaaaaaatcgaTGAACTAAAAAGTGAAAACAACTCACTGAGTGAGAAGCTGAAATTAgaagaacaaaaacaaatagCCAAAGAAAAAGCCAATCTT AAAAACCCACAGATTATGTACCTGGAACAAGAGCTAGAAAGTTTGAAAGCAGTGCTGGAGATCAAGAATGAGAAACTCCATCAGCAGGATATAAAGCTAATGAAGATGGAAAAGCTG GTGGAGAACAACACAATCTTAATGGATAAATTAAAGAAGGTTCagcaagaaaatgaagaattaaaaGCCCGGATGGACAAACACATGGAGCTTTCAAG GCAACTTTCTACAGAGCAAGCTGTTTTACAGGAGTCACTAGAGAAAGAATCAAAAGTAAACAAACGCCTGTCAATGGAAAATGAAGAACTTTTGTGGAAGTTGCACAATGGTGACCTATGCAGCCCAAGAAAACTGTCTCCCAGTTCTTCATCTGTGCCTCTTCAGTCCCCACGGAATTCTGGTAACTTCTCCAGTCCTGCAGTGTCACCAAGATGA